From Microbacterium sp. CGR2:
TCGGGTGCGGCACCCGAGTGGATCTGCTTGGTCTCGAAGCGCCAGGACTCGGGTGCGGACATGTGTTCCCCCTGGAACGATGGAAGGTCTGTTGGCGGATGCCGTTGCAGCGACAGTACGGAATACCGCCGCTGTCAACAAGGACGGGGAAATGTGACGTAACAGATTCCGCACGAAATCCGTGCATCGCCGAGGCCGGCGTGATTAGTCTGGGTGCTGTGCTGAGGGCATCGGTCGCGACGACGCGACCGCTCGATTCGGGAGGCGTGACGGTGACTGAGGAACAGAAGCCCGCAACTGCTGGGCCACAGAACGAACGCGCGAGCACGAGCGGCGTCGCGCGCAGAACGGTGCTGACGGGGGCAGCGTGGTCGCTCCCCGTCGTCGCGCTGGCGGTTTCGACGCCGATGGCCGCAGCGTCCGTCGGCGCGCTCGGAGCATTCGTGATCGAGTCGATGCTCGGAGGCACGTGGGTCAACACGCAGTACTACGGGGCGTCCATTCAGCTGCGAAACGACGACACCCGCGCCACGGCCCTGCCCGTCGAAGACATCACCAGCGGAACGGTGACCGTGACCTTCCCGCGTGCGGCCGTCGGCGCGATCGAGCCGGCCGTCATCGCGAATGCCGGTGGATCGAGTCCGACCGTCGGTGCCCTTCCGGCGACCGACCCCACCTGGACCGCGGGTGGGGCAAGCGACAACGGCGACGGCACGGTGAGCTACGTCCTGCTGTTCTCCGGCAGCCTCCCCGGCCAAGGCGTCACGAACGTGAGCTTCGGCATCCTCGGAGCCCAACCGCTGCAGCAGGGCATCTCGGTGACGGTCACGTCCACGGGAAGTCCTACGGACGGCACCGTGAGTTCGCGCACGGTGACTCTCTACTGACATTCGCTCTCGCGGCATCGTCCGCCGCAGAATACGTCGAGGAACGTCGTACGGTGGAGGCATGGTGATCAGACGTGCAGTGGTGACAGGTGCGAGTTCCGGGATCGGGGCTGCAACGGTGCGGGCACTCCGCGCGCGGGGATGGGAAGTCGTCGGCGTCGCACGTCGCGAGAACCGACTGTCTGCGCTCGCCGACGAGACCGGCGCTTCGGCCATCGCCTGCGACCTGACCGATCCGGCCGCCGTCGACGCGCTCGTGGCGGAGCTCGAGAGGTCCGGGCCGGTGCACGCTCTCGTGCAGGTCGCCGGGGGTGCCCGGGGTACCGACCGCGTCGAGGATGGGTCGACCGAGGACTGGCAGTGGATGTTCGACGCCAACGTCCTCGCCACGCAGCGCCTGGTCGCCGCTCTTCTGCCGCTGCTGCGCCGCGCAGCTGCTACGGACGGGCACGCCGATGCCGTCTTCGTGACATCGACCGCCGCGCAGACCGCATACGCGGGTGGAGCGGGCTACAACGCCGCCAAGGCAGCCGAGGCGATGCTCGTGCGCGTGCTTCGTCAGGAACTCAACGGCGAGCCGATCCGCGTCGTCGAGGTCGCTCCTGGGTTGGTCCACACGGAGGAGTTCACCCTGAACCGCCTGGGTGGAGACGCTGTCGCGGCCGAGGCGGTGTACTCGGGTGTCGAGGCACCGCTGGTCGCCGACGATGTGGCCGACGTCATCGGCTACGCTCTGGATTCGCCGTCGCACGTCAATCTCGACCTCATCACCATGCGGCCGGTCGCGCAGTCCGCACAGCACCTTCTCGCACGCGGTCCGCTGCGGGTGCGGTCGTCCGACTGACGATGGCACGCACTCTCACAGAACTCGCAGAAGACGGTCACGTCGATCCCGGGTGGGCGGAGGCGCTCGCTCCGGTGCAGGACGAGATCACGGCGCTGGGGGAGCGCCTTCGTGCCGAGCAGGCAGCGGGGCGCGGATACCTGCCCGCAGGTGGCGATGTACTCCGGGCCTTTCAGCGCCCGCTCTCCGAGGTCAAGGTCCTCATCACCGGACAGGACCCGTATCCGACACCGGGGCACCCCATAGGTCTCTCCTTCGCAGTCGACAGGGACGTGCGGCCACTGCCGAGAAGCCTTGCGAACATCTACAAGGAGCGCGAGACCGACCTCGGCATCCCGCCCGCGCCGCACGGCGATCTCACGGCCTGGAGCGACCAGGGCGTGCTGCTGCTGAACAGAGTGCTCACGGTGCAGCCGGGTGCCGCCGCCTCACACCGGGGATGGGGGTGGGAGACGGTCACAGAGCACGCGATCCGCACGCTCGTCGCCCGCGATCAGCCGCTCGTCGCGATTCTCTGGGGGAAGGATGCCGCGAACCTGCAGCCGCTGCTGGGCGACACCCCCGTGATCGCATCGGCTCATCCGTCGCCGCTGTCGGCCCGTCGCGGCTTCTTCGGTTCCCGCCCCTTCTCGCGGGCGAACACGCTCCTCGAAGAACTCGGCGCCGTTCCGGTGGACTGGCGGGTCGAGGGCGAGCCGGCCGACCGCGAACTTTCGAATCAGGGAGCCTGACCACCCGCGCCGCACAGGCGCTCGGATATCCTGAGCGCATGCAGTTCGAACCGGGGGACCGTCGCCGCGTCCTGCCGCGTCACCTCCGGCCGGAACCGGCGCCGGAAGTGTTCTCGTACACGATCCGCCCGGCGAGAACCACCGATCTCGCCCACGTACGCGAGATCTACAACCACTTCGTGAGCAACTCGGCCGTCACGCTCGATGAGCGGCGCAGCAGCATCCCGTACTGGCGCGACAAGTTCGCCCTGCTCGACCGGCTCAAGCTCCCCTTCCTCGTCGCGGTCTCGCCGGCGGGTGTCGTGCTCGGATACGCGCTGGCGCAGCCGTGGGCGGGAAAGAACGCGTACCGCTACACGGTCGAGGACTCGATCTACCTCGGCCCGGGCGCCGCCGGCAAAGGCCTCGGGGCTGCGCTTCTGCAAGCGCTCATCGACGCATGCGAGCAGATCGGGTTGCGAGAGATGGTCGCCGTCATCAGTGACAGCGGGGCCGAGGCATCGATCCGGTTGCACGCGAAGCTCGGATTCGTCGAAGCGGGACGGATGGGGCGCGTCGGGCACAAATTCGGGCGAGAACTCGGGACCGTGTACATGCGGCGGGTGCTGAAGCCGACGGGGCGGCGGCGGGGGAGCTTCTTCGGGTCGCGGCGCTGATCTGGGTGGTCCGGGCGGTGAGCGGGGCGTTTCGTCTCGCGGGCGCTTGCTCGACGACCGGGAGAGGTGCTCGCTCACGGGTCCCTCGACGTGGCGCGCGGGCGCGTGTCAGCGACCGGGAGAGCCGGGGATCACGGGGATCGCCGCAAGCAACGCCTTCGTGTAGTCGTGCTGCGGGTGGAGCAGCACGGCATCCGTCGTACCGCGCTCGACGATGTGACCGTCTTTCATGACGACCACCGTGTCGCACAGGTTCTGCACCACTCCGATGTCGTGCGACACCAGCACGAGGGTGAGATCCGTCGTTCGTCGCAACTCGATCAGCAGCTCGAGGATCTGCGCCCGCACCGTCACGTCGAGAGCCGAGAGCGGTTCGTCACCGACGAGGATGCGCGGGCGATGCACGATGGCCCGTGCGATCGCGATGCGCTGGCGCTGACCGCCGGAGAACTCATGCGGATACCGGTCCGCCATCTCGGGCTCCAAGCCCACCTGTGCGAGAACCTCGCGCACCCGCGCCCGGCGATCGCCGTCGATGTCGAGGGCCCACAGCGGCTCGGCGATGATCTGTCCCGCGGTCATCCGCGGGTCGAGCGACGCATAGGGATCCTGGAACACGAGTCCGGTCTGCCGTCGCAGCCAGTGCAACGACTTCGCGGATGCCGAGGCGTCGACCGGACGCCCGTCGACGAGGACCGTGCCGCCCGTCGGTCGGTCGAGGCCAAGCAGCAGCCGCACCAGCGTGGACTTCCCCGACCCCGACTCGCCGATGATCCCCACCGAAGAGCCCTCGACGATGTCGAGGTCGGTGGGGGCGAGGGCCGTCTGCGTGCGCGTGCGTTCGAACGCCGCCCGCTTCGGGACGAAGAAGTCGCGGGACAGTCCGCGCGCTTCGATCAGACTCATGCCTCGCCTCCCCTCGGACGCCACAGTGTCGCCGTGGCGTCGCGCAGCAAGCCCTGCGTGATCGGCGAGGTCGGCGTCGTCAGGAGCGCTGACACGGGTGCCGCTTCGACGACGCGGCCGTGCTCGAGCACGACACCCTCGGTGGCGACCTGCGACAGCACCGCCAGGTCGTGGGTGATGAACACCAGCGACATGCCCTCGTCGGCGACGAGCGACAGCAGCAGCGAGAGGATCTCGGCCTGGATGGTCACGTCGAGCGCGGTGGTCGGCTCATCGGCGATCAGAAGTCGAGGACGGCAGGCGAGCGCCATGGCGATGGCCACGCGCTGACGCTGGCCACCCGACAGCTGATGGGGGTACCTGTCTACGATCGACTCGGGGTCGGGCAGCCGCACGCGGGCAGCTTCGGCGATCGCGCGCTCCCGGGCTTCGCGGCGCCCGAGGCCCTCGTGGATCCGGATCGACTCGGCGATCTGTCGCCCGACAGTCCGTATCGGGTTCAGCGCCGTCCGTGGCTCCTGGAACACGATGCCGATGTCGTCGCCCCGCAGTCTCGCCAATTCGCGATCGGACATCCCGATCAGCTCGGTGCCGTTCCACCGGATGCTGCCACTCGCGGTCGCACCGTCGGGGAGCAGCCCGAGCACAGCCAGCGCGGTGAGCGACTTGCCGGAACCGGATTCGCCGATCAGGCCGAGGCGCTCCCCGTCGGGCACCTCGAAGGAGACGCCGTCGACCACGCGACGACCGTCGATCTCCACGACCAGTCTCTCGACCACCAAGCTCATGCGATCACCGCCGGCGTGTGCACTTCAGCGGCGCGGTGCCGCAGCGTGGGGTCGGTCGCCTCGCGCAGCCCGTCGCCGAGCAGATTCAGGGCGAGCACGGTGAGCGTGATCGCGAGTCCCGGCCAGATCACCGACAGCGGATGCACACCGATGTAGCGCTGCAGATCGGCGAGGAGAAGCCCCCAGCTGGGCTCGACGACGGAGGCGCCGAAGCCGAGGTAGGACAGCCCGGCCTCCGCGAGCACGGCGACCGCCATCGACCACGAGAGCTGCACGATGAACACCGGGGCGACGTTGGGCAGCAGATGCCGTACGAGGCTCTGAGCCGGCGTGAGCCCCGACGCCCGTGCCGCGAGCACGAAGTCGCTCTGCTGCACCCGACGCAGCTCCGGTCGCGTCACACGGGCGATGTTGACGCCGAAGCCGATGCCGACCGCCCAGATCACCACCCACAGCGATCCGCCCCACACCGAGGAGATCATCATCGCTATCAGCAGGACGGGGAAGGCGATGAGGATGTCGACCAGGACAGCGACGGTCTCGCGCATCCACCGTGCGGTGAGAGCGCCGAGGGCAGCGAGGGCGATCCCGACGGCGGTCGCCACCAGCCCCGCACCGACGCTGACGAACAGGGTCGTCCGCGCGCCGGCCATGATCAGGCTGAGGATGTCGCGACCGGTGTCGTCGGTGCCCAGCAGATGCGGCCAGCTCGGGGGAAGCCATCGGTCGCCGATGTCGGAGGCCTGCGGATCGAACGGGGTCCAGAGGGTCGAGACGAGCGCGGTCCCGACGATCACGGCGACCACGGTGAGGCCGAAGCGGCCCGTCGCCGTCTGCCAGAGTTTCACGAACCAGCCGCGGGTCATGCTGCCTCCCGCTGTCGGGGATCGATCGTGCGATGCAGCAGATCGACCAGGAAGCCGACGACCAGCACGAAGCCGGTCAGCACAAGCAGTTCACTCTGCACCTTGACGAGGTCGCGGGTCCCGACGTCTGCCACCAGCATCCGCCCGATGCCGGGCAGCGTGAACAGCTGCTCGATCACGACCGAACCGACGATGATGCCGGCGACCTGGAGACCCAGGACCGTGATGATCGAGAGTCCGACGGCGGGGATGCCGTGCTGGATCAAGGCGCGAGTGCGCGTCAACCCCTTCGCGGCGGCCGTGCGGACGAAGTCCTGGCCTGCCGCCTGCAGCGTGGCACTGCGCACGAAGCGCATCAGCATCGCCCCCTCAACGATCCCGATGGTCAGCGCCGGGAGAAGGAGAGACTCGATCGCCCGTCCGGGCGTGGACCACCCCGTACGCGGGAAGCCCTGTGGAGGCAACCATCCCAGCCAGACGGAGAACACGACGACCAGCATCATCCCCGCCCAGACGACGGGGACGGCGGCCAGAGCCTGCGCACCGATGCTGAGCGCTGTGCCACCACGCCGACCCCGCAGCAAGGCCGCGAGGATTCCGAACGGGACGGCGATCAGGATGGCGATGACCAGTGACATGATGCCGAGCGGGACGGTGACCTGCGCCTTGAGCAGCAGTTCCTCGCCGACGGACGCTCCCGAGAGCAGCGACGTGCCGAGGTCGCCTCGGAAGATCCCGCCGATCCAGTCGGTGTACTGGGCGAGAAGCGGCCGATTCAGACCGAGCGCCTCGCGAAGTGCGTCGACTTCGGACGGAGAGGCCTGAGTTCCGGCGATCAGCTGGGCGACGTCACCGGGAAAGACCCGCAGTGTGAGGAAGATCAGCGCGCTCGACACGAGGAGCCCTGCAATGAGCAGGACTCCTCGGACGAGCGTGTAGCGGATCACAGCCGGATGCCGGTCGTCAGTTCTCCGCGGAGACGGTGACACCCGCGAGGTTGATGCGCGAGTTGATCGAGTCCTCGGGGAATCCGGAGACGACCGGGCTCACCGCCGTGATGGTCTCGCCGTTGTACAGCCAGTCCACCGGGTGGTCTTCTGACACGATGCGGGCCGCTTCGGCGAGGAGCTCGGCAGACGCATCGGGATCGACCTCGGCCTGTGCCTGGGCGTACAGCTCCTGCACCTCGGCGTTGTCGTAGCCGAAGTAGTAGTCGGGGTCGGCGAAGTTGCCGAAGTCGCGCGGCTCGACGTGCAGCACGAAGCTGAGGTCGTAGTCCTTGTTCGTGTAGACGTCTTCCAGCCAGGACGGGAACTCGACCGAGTCGACCTCGAGCGCGACACCGACCTCCTTGAAATCGGAGATCAGTACCTTGGGCACCGTCGTGCCGTAGAACGACGGGATGGTCAAGGTGAGCTCGAGATCCTCCTGACCTGCTTCGGCGAGCAGTTCCTCGGCCTTCACCGGGTCGTACGACACGACGTCCGAGAGATCCTCATATCCGGGGTCGAGCTCGGGGATCGGACCGTACAGCGGTGTGCCGGCGCCCACAGCTTCGATCAGGGCGTCATGGTCGATGGCGAGACGCAGCGCCTCACGTACGCGCACGTCGTCCAGCGGTGCCTTCTTGTTGTTGAACGCGAGTGTCGCCTTGTCGGTGGTGCGGCCCTTCGTGAGCGTGAAGTCACCGGAGTCCTCCAGCTGAGGGGCGAGGTTCGGGTCGACCGCGGTGAGCACATCGACGTCACCGGCGAGAGCGGCGTTGACGCCGGCGGTGAAGTCGGGGATGTACTGGAACGCCACCTCCGCGACTCCTGTCGGCTCGCCCCAGTAGGTGTCGTTGCGTGCGAAGGTGATGCTGCTGCCCTTGTTCCAGCGCGTCAGGGTGAACGGGCCTGTCCCGTTCTCGGCACTCTTCAGATCGGTGGTGTCGCCCTTCTTGAACACGAGCCCGGCCGGCCCGGTGAGAACGAAGAGGAAGTTCTGGTTCGGTGCGGTGAGCACGATCTGCACCGTCGTCGCGTCCGGGGCGCTGACAGAGGCGACAGAGGCGAACTCCGCGTTGCCCTGCACAGTGGCATCCGTGCGGACCGTCTCGTACGAGGCCACGACATCGGCCGACGTCAATGCCGTGCCGTCGTGGAACGCTATGCCTTCGTTGAGGGTGAAGATGTAGGTCAGTCCATCTTCGGAGACCTCGTAGTCGGAGGCGAGACGGCCCTCGATCTCATTCTGCTGGGTGCGGGTGACGAGGCCCTCGTAGATGTTGTCGATGAGGATCTGCTCGAGCGCGGCGCCGCTGGTGTGTCGGATGTCGAGGTTGGTCGGCTCGAGCACCAGACCGACGTTCAACGTCGCGTCGGGATCCGGTGTGCCCGTGGGGGCCGAGGGCTCCTGCTCGCGGGTGCCGGAGCAGGCGCTCAGGACCACGGCGGTGGCCGCGAGGGCGGAGATGAGCGCGAGACGTCGGGTACGTCGGAACATGAAAGTTTCCTCTCGGTGCGGCACTCGCTGTGTGCCGTTGAATCGAGCCTAGAGACAGCAGGTGGGCAGAAGGGCGGATGAGGAACGAAACGTCACAATCCCGGAGCGGCAGCGATCAGGGACGCCAGCGCTGCAGGAGCCGTCTCCTGCACGTTGTGAGTCGCATCGATAGCCACGACCCGGGCTCCGGGCACGCGGCGCTGCAGTTCTACGGCATCCGGCTCGCTGACGAAGCCCCGGGTGGCACGCACCAGAGTGAGGCGGGCGCGGACATTCGACAGGTCGTCCCACCCCGTCTCGTGGAGCATCGACGGGCTGGCGGCCGACCCGGGGTCGTGTGCGGCGAGGGCCTGGGCGGCGAGGTGCGCGAAGTGATGTTTCCATTCGATCCGCCCGTCGTCACGAACGCGGGTGTTGAGGAACACGCCCCGCTCGGTCTCCGGACGACTTCCGCCGAAGCCGAGCGACATGGCCTTGTCGACGAGTTCGTCGCGTGTCGCGAAGTCGGTGGGGCCCGCGTAGAACTCGCGAAGGGCGGCGGGACCGGCCGAGGTGTCGATACCGGGCGTGATGTCGACGATGATGAGCTCTGAGACGAGATCAGGGCGGGAAGCCGCGAGAGCCGCTCCGGTGAGACCGCCGAGCGACTGCCCGACGACGACCTGCGGTTGAGAGGTCCACGCGTCCAAGGCCGCCGCGACATCGAGCGCGAGCGTGCGGGGCGTGTAGTCGGCATCCGCCCGCCACGAGGAATCGCCGTGACCGGCGAGGTCGATCGCCAGCAGCGGTCCGCCCAGCGCCAGCGAGGTGTTGTCCCAGGTGTGCGCGTTCAGACCCGCTCCGTGAAGAAGCGTGACGCGCGGAGAATCTTCTCCGAACCGCAACGCGCTCAGGCGTCGTCCATCGGGCAGTGACAGGGTGAGCCGCTCCACTTCCGGGAGTGGCACGCCGAGGGCTGCTGCCTGCGCGGGAAGATAGCTGAACTCGGAGATGTCGATCGCCACGTTCATATTCTGCCTGCCAGGGGCGAATATCATGAACGCATGACCGAGACGCGCGTGCACCTGTCCAAGACCGAGCCCGCCGCCTACCAGGCGCTGGATGCCTTCTCGAAGACCGTCGGCGAGATCTGCGCGGCGAACGGAATCGACGATCGACTCAAAGAGATCGTCATGATCCACTGCTCGCAGCTCAACGGATGCAGCTACTGCACCCGCATCCACGTCGATCGCGCGCTCGCCGCGGGGCTCGACACCGACACGATCATGCAGATCGCCGCCTGGCGCGAGAGCGGCGTCTTCAGCGACCGCGAACGTGCGGCGCTCGAGCTCGCTGAGTCGTTCACGTTCATCTCGGAGGAGGGTATCTCCGACGAGGTGTACGACAGCGTCGGAAGCGTCTTCACCGAAAAGGAGTACGCCGCCCTCAGCTGGGCGTGCATCTCGATCAACGCCTTCAACAGGGTCGTCATCGCCGGACGCTACCCCGTGCCTCCGCGAACCTCGCAGGCCCCGGCGTGACCGTCCTCGACATCGATGGCGTCAACAACGTCCGTGACGTCGGCGGCATCCCGACCGACGACGGGGGCCGCATCCGCCCGGGCGTGCTGCTGCGGTCGGGGCAGCTGTCCGGCGCCACGACCAACGGCGCGACGGCGCTGCGTCGCAGCATCCAGCACATCATCGATCTGCGCGACGGTGAAGAGGTCGCCGCGGAGCCGACCGAGATCGAGGGCCCCGACACGACGCACCTGCCGCTTTTCCTCGGCTCCGTGCGGTCGTTCTTCGAGACCGACACCAGCCTCGACGACCTGTATCTCCATCTCCTCGAGGAGAGCGGCGATCGGCTGGTCGCCGCCATCCGCATCATCGCCCAGGGCGCGCCCACACTCGTGCACTGCACCGTCGGCAAAGACCGGACCGGAGTGACGGTCGCTCTCGCTCTTTCCGCCGTCGGTGCCGACCGCGAAGCCGTCATCGCGGACTACGCCCTCACCGCGTCGCAGTTGCCTGAGCAGCGGTCGCAGCGCATCGCCGCCTACCTCAGGGCGCAGCATCCGGAGGCGGTCCACGCGGTCGCCCTGGCGACGGAGTCGCCGGCGCCCGTGATGCGGCATCTTCTGGAGCAGATCGATGAGCGGTGGGGTTCGGCTGCCGGGTACCTCCGCGCGAGCGGAATGACCGAGGACGAGTTGGCCGCTCTGCGGAGTGCGCTCGTGGAGCCCGTGTCCTGATGTGACGCTGACGTTCGAGGAAGGTTAGGCAAGCCTTCACTTGGTGTAGCATGAAGTCATCATGAACACCGCTCTCGAGACCCGCGGCACGCGCGCCGAACGCCGCGCAGCCCGTCGTCGTGCGCACCATCTCGTCACGGCGGACGAGCACTCGCTCGCCGAACTCGAGGTGTTCCTGACCACACTTCCGCTGTGCGCATCGGGGCGTATCTTCATCGAGGTGCCGGACGCAACCGACATCGGCGTGATCGACGCTCCAGGGCGCATGACCGTCACCTGGCTGGCGCGGGGGCAGCGTTCCGGCGCCCCCGGCTCCGGACGGTCCTGTTCACCGGGTGAGGCGCTCGCTCGTGCCACGTCGGCGTGGGCGGACGAGATGATGTGTGACGCCGAGATCGAGACGCAGGTCACTCTTCTCGGTGGATACCTCGGTACCGCCGACATCGTGGATCACCTGACCAATGCGCTGGGCGTCGAGCACGCGCTCATCCGCGTACCGGAACGCTTCGGCCTGCGGCCGACCGAGCAGCGCTGATCCGTCAGGAGGAGCGGCGCACGTAGTTGCCGTCTTCCAGACCCGCCTCGATCTCGAAGCGATTGCGCAGCGGATCCCGCCCGGCGAACAGGTAGAGCACGGGCATCAGGATGCCGTAGCGCAGCCATTGCGCCTTGTGCACGGCCTCATGGCGAAGCACC
This genomic window contains:
- a CDS encoding SDR family oxidoreductase — encoded protein: MVIRRAVVTGASSGIGAATVRALRARGWEVVGVARRENRLSALADETGASAIACDLTDPAAVDALVAELERSGPVHALVQVAGGARGTDRVEDGSTEDWQWMFDANVLATQRLVAALLPLLRRAAATDGHADAVFVTSTAAQTAYAGGAGYNAAKAAEAMLVRVLRQELNGEPIRVVEVAPGLVHTEEFTLNRLGGDAVAAEAVYSGVEAPLVADDVADVIGYALDSPSHVNLDLITMRPVAQSAQHLLARGPLRVRSSD
- a CDS encoding uracil-DNA glycosylase, whose product is MARTLTELAEDGHVDPGWAEALAPVQDEITALGERLRAEQAAGRGYLPAGGDVLRAFQRPLSEVKVLITGQDPYPTPGHPIGLSFAVDRDVRPLPRSLANIYKERETDLGIPPAPHGDLTAWSDQGVLLLNRVLTVQPGAAASHRGWGWETVTEHAIRTLVARDQPLVAILWGKDAANLQPLLGDTPVIASAHPSPLSARRGFFGSRPFSRANTLLEELGAVPVDWRVEGEPADRELSNQGA
- a CDS encoding GNAT family N-acetyltransferase, producing the protein MQFEPGDRRRVLPRHLRPEPAPEVFSYTIRPARTTDLAHVREIYNHFVSNSAVTLDERRSSIPYWRDKFALLDRLKLPFLVAVSPAGVVLGYALAQPWAGKNAYRYTVEDSIYLGPGAAGKGLGAALLQALIDACEQIGLREMVAVISDSGAEASIRLHAKLGFVEAGRMGRVGHKFGRELGTVYMRRVLKPTGRRRGSFFGSRR
- a CDS encoding ABC transporter ATP-binding protein translates to MSLIEARGLSRDFFVPKRAAFERTRTQTALAPTDLDIVEGSSVGIIGESGSGKSTLVRLLLGLDRPTGGTVLVDGRPVDASASAKSLHWLRRQTGLVFQDPYASLDPRMTAGQIIAEPLWALDIDGDRRARVREVLAQVGLEPEMADRYPHEFSGGQRQRIAIARAIVHRPRILVGDEPLSALDVTVRAQILELLIELRRTTDLTLVLVSHDIGVVQNLCDTVVVMKDGHIVERGTTDAVLLHPQHDYTKALLAAIPVIPGSPGR
- a CDS encoding ABC transporter ATP-binding protein, giving the protein MSLVVERLVVEIDGRRVVDGVSFEVPDGERLGLIGESGSGKSLTALAVLGLLPDGATASGSIRWNGTELIGMSDRELARLRGDDIGIVFQEPRTALNPIRTVGRQIAESIRIHEGLGRREARERAIAEAARVRLPDPESIVDRYPHQLSGGQRQRVAIAMALACRPRLLIADEPTTALDVTIQAEILSLLLSLVADEGMSLVFITHDLAVLSQVATEGVVLEHGRVVEAAPVSALLTTPTSPITQGLLRDATATLWRPRGGEA
- a CDS encoding ABC transporter permease; the protein is MTRGWFVKLWQTATGRFGLTVVAVIVGTALVSTLWTPFDPQASDIGDRWLPPSWPHLLGTDDTGRDILSLIMAGARTTLFVSVGAGLVATAVGIALAALGALTARWMRETVAVLVDILIAFPVLLIAMMISSVWGGSLWVVIWAVGIGFGVNIARVTRPELRRVQQSDFVLAARASGLTPAQSLVRHLLPNVAPVFIVQLSWSMAVAVLAEAGLSYLGFGASVVEPSWGLLLADLQRYIGVHPLSVIWPGLAITLTVLALNLLGDGLREATDPTLRHRAAEVHTPAVIA
- a CDS encoding ABC transporter permease, whose amino-acid sequence is MIRYTLVRGVLLIAGLLVSSALIFLTLRVFPGDVAQLIAGTQASPSEVDALREALGLNRPLLAQYTDWIGGIFRGDLGTSLLSGASVGEELLLKAQVTVPLGIMSLVIAILIAVPFGILAALLRGRRGGTALSIGAQALAAVPVVWAGMMLVVVFSVWLGWLPPQGFPRTGWSTPGRAIESLLLPALTIGIVEGAMLMRFVRSATLQAAGQDFVRTAAAKGLTRTRALIQHGIPAVGLSIITVLGLQVAGIIVGSVVIEQLFTLPGIGRMLVADVGTRDLVKVQSELLVLTGFVLVVGFLVDLLHRTIDPRQREAA
- a CDS encoding ABC transporter substrate-binding protein, whose amino-acid sequence is MFRRTRRLALISALAATAVVLSACSGTREQEPSAPTGTPDPDATLNVGLVLEPTNLDIRHTSGAALEQILIDNIYEGLVTRTQQNEIEGRLASDYEVSEDGLTYIFTLNEGIAFHDGTALTSADVVASYETVRTDATVQGNAEFASVASVSAPDATTVQIVLTAPNQNFLFVLTGPAGLVFKKGDTTDLKSAENGTGPFTLTRWNKGSSITFARNDTYWGEPTGVAEVAFQYIPDFTAGVNAALAGDVDVLTAVDPNLAPQLEDSGDFTLTKGRTTDKATLAFNNKKAPLDDVRVREALRLAIDHDALIEAVGAGTPLYGPIPELDPGYEDLSDVVSYDPVKAEELLAEAGQEDLELTLTIPSFYGTTVPKVLISDFKEVGVALEVDSVEFPSWLEDVYTNKDYDLSFVLHVEPRDFGNFADPDYYFGYDNAEVQELYAQAQAEVDPDASAELLAEAARIVSEDHPVDWLYNGETITAVSPVVSGFPEDSINSRINLAGVTVSAEN
- a CDS encoding alpha/beta fold hydrolase, giving the protein MNVAIDISEFSYLPAQAAALGVPLPEVERLTLSLPDGRRLSALRFGEDSPRVTLLHGAGLNAHTWDNTSLALGGPLLAIDLAGHGDSSWRADADYTPRTLALDVAAALDAWTSQPQVVVGQSLGGLTGAALAASRPDLVSELIIVDITPGIDTSAGPAALREFYAGPTDFATRDELVDKAMSLGFGGSRPETERGVFLNTRVRDDGRIEWKHHFAHLAAQALAAHDPGSAASPSMLHETGWDDLSNVRARLTLVRATRGFVSEPDAVELQRRVPGARVVAIDATHNVQETAPAALASLIAAAPGL
- a CDS encoding carboxymuconolactone decarboxylase family protein → MTETRVHLSKTEPAAYQALDAFSKTVGEICAANGIDDRLKEIVMIHCSQLNGCSYCTRIHVDRALAAGLDTDTIMQIAAWRESGVFSDRERAALELAESFTFISEEGISDEVYDSVGSVFTEKEYAALSWACISINAFNRVVIAGRYPVPPRTSQAPA
- a CDS encoding tyrosine-protein phosphatase; protein product: MTVLDIDGVNNVRDVGGIPTDDGGRIRPGVLLRSGQLSGATTNGATALRRSIQHIIDLRDGEEVAAEPTEIEGPDTTHLPLFLGSVRSFFETDTSLDDLYLHLLEESGDRLVAAIRIIAQGAPTLVHCTVGKDRTGVTVALALSAVGADREAVIADYALTASQLPEQRSQRIAAYLRAQHPEAVHAVALATESPAPVMRHLLEQIDERWGSAAGYLRASGMTEDELAALRSALVEPVS
- a CDS encoding SIP domain-containing protein; this translates as MNTALETRGTRAERRAARRRAHHLVTADEHSLAELEVFLTTLPLCASGRIFIEVPDATDIGVIDAPGRMTVTWLARGQRSGAPGSGRSCSPGEALARATSAWADEMMCDAEIETQVTLLGGYLGTADIVDHLTNALGVEHALIRVPERFGLRPTEQR